One window of the Stegostoma tigrinum isolate sSteTig4 chromosome 16, sSteTig4.hap1, whole genome shotgun sequence genome contains the following:
- the LOC125459960 gene encoding histone H2AX-like gives MSGRGKSGEKARSKAKSQAGLQFLVGHVHRLLKKDKYAEHVGAGALVYLAAVLECVTAEVLELAGSTARANQKTCIIPSHLQLDVCNDKEHNKLLGEVTNTQGCVLPNIQVMLLPKKTAIGVAPKK, from the coding sequence ATGTCTGGAAGAGGAAAGAGTGGTGAGAAAGCTCGCTCCAAGGCGAAGTCCCAGGCTGGCCTGCAGTTCCTGGTGGGCCATGTTCACAGGCTCTTGAAAAAGGATAAATACGCTGAGCATGTAGGTGCCGGAGCGCTggtctatctggctgcggtgctTGAGTGTGTGACAGCTGAGGTCCTCGAGCTGGCTGGTAGCACAGCCCGCGCCAACCAGAAGACCTGCAtcatccccagtcacctccagctGGATGTGTGCAACGACAAGGAGCATAACAAGCTGCTGGGAGAGGTGACCAATACTCAGGGCTGTGTGCTGCCTAATATCCAGGTCAtgctgctgcccaagaaaacTGCCATTGGGGTCGCTCCTAAAAAGTGA